The segment GAAGGACCATGGCCCCATCGGACTGTTGCCGAACCAACCCACAGGAGCGAAACGCCGACTGCGACCGCCAGGACCACGGTAACCACGACGGTCAACTTGTTTGCGCACCCGCGTTTTACGCGTGAGAGGCCACGCGAGTGTCGGGCGTGTCCGTGAGGACTCGGTCAGGTCAGATCGCCCGTGAGGACTCCGGTCAGGTTGTGGTCTCCAGCAGAAATGGACAGACATCTGGCCCCCAGGCTCAAAATCCTCGATATGCCCCCAGTATTGGCGTCATGCAATCGGGGGATGGCCTGGCAGGGCCCTCCGCTCATACGCTCGTGTGGTCCAAGGTGCTAGGCCGCAACGATCGGAGACAGCATGTTCGCAATCCCGTGGTACTGGGTCAACGCATTGCACTTTCACTGGGAGTCACCCCAGGTGTACGCCTGACGTTCCATCGTGAGGCATACAACGAAGGCCCCGTCATGCAGACGGGGCCTTCTTCGTTGTAACCCTGCTGGTTGGTTGGCTACTCCGCTGGCGGTACTCGTTGGTGGTGTCGGAGCCACTGGGTACGTTCTGCCCATGGGAACCCAATGGAGCGAACGAGATCGACCGGTCCTGGTTGAAGCAGTCGCGTACTGCGACGAGCACCAAGTGGTGAGGTGGCATGACCTCACGGATGTGACAGGCTTGGATTACAAGGAGATGCGCCATGCCTTCGACGCACTTGCGGGAGCCACACCCCCATTCTTCGGCCACTCAGACGACGACGAGTTCGGGGTCGTCCTGTTCTCTCGGCCGACAGAACGAGCGCGACGGGAGGTTGGTCAGTGGCCCAGCGCAGAGTCTGTGCTGGAGGCGCTTATTCAGCAGCTCGTTGAGACCGAGAGGGACGACTCTCAGACAGAGGACACCAGGTCTCGCGCTCGAAAGATCCGAGATGCTCCGACAGAGGGTGGCGGGCAAGTGGTGGGCGGGGTCATTACTGCTGTGATCGCAGGCCAGTTCGGGGCCTGAGGGTCTCCACCTTGCACAGGTCAGCAAGAATCACGGCGCTCCGTAAATCAAGAGGGTCCGCCCATCCTTGCCCCGGTAGTTGAGCAGTTCGATCTCAGAATGTCGCTGTCCAGGCGTAGGTTCGCCGCATGGAAGACACATGGGGTCCGAGAGACCTGCCTGTTCTCACCGCGGTTGTCGAAGAGATCGATCGGACTGGGCATCCTGTCCGTGCATCCAAGTTAGTCGCATTGACGGGCTTAGACGACGATCTGGTTCAGCGAGCACTCCGTGCTCTTGACGCCGACGAGCCGCCTTATTTGGTCAAGACTATGCGGGGGTCGAACCACGTCATCGCGGTCGCCGGGGTGACGGGGAAGGCCAGGCGGGCAGCGGGCGCGTGGCCTACGCCAGAGACTCTGGCCGACTCGTTGATTGCGCGCCTTCAAGACTTGGCTAATGATGAGACGGCCGAGCCGGAAACCCGTGAGAGGGCCAAGGCAGGCCTCACAGCGTTTCTGGGGGCTGGCAGGGACATTCTGGTAGGTGCTGCCGGTTCAGCCCTGAGCGCAGGGATCATCGGGTCATGAACAGCACCTGGGCCGACCGTGATTTCCTCGTGCTGGAGTCGATCGTTCGGCGGACCGACGAGAGTGGCCACGAGGTCGGGCTCGATGAGATCGAGCAAGACACCGATCTCAGCCCCGAGGATGTCCAGCGTGCGATCAAAGCGCTCGACTCGGATGGCGGTTACATCCGGGTTTCCACGCCTAACGCCGGAGGGCACATCGACTTCGTGCTCAGCGCGACGAGCAAGGCTCGGCGTGAGGTCGGAGCATGGCCGACGCCGGAGAACATCACAAGCGAACTTGTTGATCGCCTAAAGCAGCTCGCAAACGACGAAAATGCGGGTGAGGACACCCGGACTCGTGCGCGGAGGATGTTGGACGCTGTGGCTGACGGTGGTGGCGCTGTGTTGACTGGAGTGCTCACCTCGGTTCTCACTACACAGATGGGCTTGTAGGTCTGAAGGCAGACAACACTTTCGAAAACCGCCCGTGAAGACCGAAAGCAGTTTCGTGGACCGTTGACGGCGCTCAGTGAAAGTGCCCAGATCTGATCTCTGAAAGTGCTCACCCGTGTGGCTCCGCCAATGAGGGCGGGCCTCCTCCGATGCTGATGGTCTCTGACCACACACCAGCGCCCCGAAGGAGACCCGCGATCTCATGCTTACATGGGAAGAGGACATGGAGATATCCGCACTGCACAAACGAGGCATGTCGATCTCGGACATCGCCCGCCATACCGGCCGCAACCGCCGCACCGTCCGCAACTACATCAACGGAACCACCACCCCAGGTGTGCGACGAAAGTCCACGACGGACCCGTTCGAGGACTTCATCGACTACATCCGCTACCGATTCACCGAGGACCCGCACCTGTGGGCGGTCGCCCTGTTCGACGAACTGTTGGCCCTGGGCTTCGCACTGTCCTATCCGACGATGACCCGCAAGATCCGGCAGCAGAAACTACGCCCGATCTGCCTGGCCTGCAGGACCGCAACCGACCGAGCCAACGCCATCATCGACCACCCACCGGGCGAAGAAACCCAATGGGACTACGTCGATCTACCGAACCCGCCGACTGAATGGGGTTGGGGCAGAACAGCACACCTGTGGGTCGGCTCCCTCGCACACTCGGGGAAATGGCGGGCGGTACTGACCCCGTCGATGGATCAACCACATCTGGTCGACAATCTCGACCGCGTTGTCCGCGCTCTCGGCGGCACCACCCGAGTCTGGCGTTTCGACCGGATGGCCACTGTCTGCCACCCCGAGTCCGGTGCGGTGACCGCCAGCTTCGCCGGCGTCGCGAAGTACTACGGGGTCTCGGTCGCGATCTGCCCACCGCGGAGAGGGAACCGCAAAGGTGTCGTCGAGAAAGCGAATCACACTGCAGCACAACGCTGG is part of the Rhodococcus sp. SBT000017 genome and harbors:
- a CDS encoding Mu transposase domain-containing protein; translation: MLTWEEDMEISALHKRGMSISDIARHTGRNRRTVRNYINGTTTPGVRRKSTTDPFEDFIDYIRYRFTEDPHLWAVALFDELLALGFALSYPTMTRKIRQQKLRPICLACRTATDRANAIIDHPPGEETQWDYVDLPNPPTEWGWGRTAHLWVGSLAHSGKWRAVLTPSMDQPHLVDNLDRVVRALGGTTRVWRFDRMATVCHPESGAVTASFAGVAKYYGVSVAICPPRRGNRKGVVEKANHTAAQRWWRSLPDMSVEQAQAHLDNFCAAISDSRTRHTPDGTSTVADLAAAEPLQEPPATAYPVILGDSRTASRQALVSYRGNQYSVPPELASAQVTVTRPVGGSHLDIVTASGITVARHAVAADGLGMIVRDSGHVVALERAAMATANTGKPHRRKERIPPGPDALRAAEVLRGSSFHSTNYSTGAAETDSAAASSDVIDLSAYERAARGRNTLA